One genomic segment of Panicum virgatum strain AP13 chromosome 2N, P.virgatum_v5, whole genome shotgun sequence includes these proteins:
- the LOC120661020 gene encoding uncharacterized protein LOC120661020 codes for MGAADQFVGTAEGGLGGEALYCAVILWLSVVSWIIFSWVGGEDDGGGRRRRGRGSRGSPVFVGAAGICDGTGPGCSGGYGICGNCLD; via the coding sequence ATGGGCGCGGCGGACCAGTTCGTGGGCACGGCGGAGGGCGGGCTCGGCGGGGAGGCGCTCTACTGCGCGGTCATCCTGTGGCTGTCCGTGGTGTCGTGGATCATCTTCTCCTGGGTcggcggggaggacgacggcggcgggaggaggcggcgcggccggggcaGCCGCGGCAGCCCCGTGTTCGTGGGCGCCGCGGGGATCTGCGACGGCACGGGGcccggctgcagcggcggctaCGGCATCTGCGGAAACTGCCTCGACTAG